The Catenuloplanes niger genome includes a window with the following:
- a CDS encoding enoyl-CoA hydratase-related protein, which translates to MRVLLLVSAFNGLSQRVWCTLREAGHEVGVLLATGERDMIEGVRAARPDVILCPYLTHRVPAEIWSEWRTIIIHPGPVGDRGPSSLDWAITEAEPYWGVTALQAVAEMDAGPIWATRIFRLASAAPRKSALYNGPVADAAVACVREVLAKAADPAFRPVPAERMPHEVPNARPRPLMRQSDRAFGWDEGSERIIRRIRAADGAPGVRTEVLGMPVFAYDAHPGTAAGAPGTVPDAPPGTGAGAPPGTVLCRRQGAIMVATGDGSVWLGHLRQADPERSTDAAGPAGTWPRGVKLPAAVVLGRRLHGVPHAPLPLGSEAEVPGAYRQIRYRRTADVGWLTFDFYNGAMSTGQCRRLLGAFRHAAGQDTRVLVLRGSTEAFSNGIHLNQITAATDPAGAAWANIKAINAVCTEIIECTRQVVIAAYPGNAGAGGVMLGLGADVVAGREDIVLNPYYDIGLYGSELHTWSLPRRVGAQCAERLLGEKLPVDAARARTIGLLDEVGPRHPDAFADWLAELAARYAEPQLNRRMRSRKARALTSGLPLAVHEVRELAEMSHDIFGDRSGFAAARHAFVHKVRPTATPARLLPASLAEAAPAGSNGSAGNAKRPVPAPPPGTQNQGKNRQHVRPRSAAADPPQSVRPAVPAQAG; encoded by the coding sequence GTGCGGGTACTGCTGCTCGTCTCCGCCTTCAACGGACTCAGCCAGCGCGTCTGGTGCACGCTCCGGGAGGCGGGACACGAGGTAGGTGTGCTGCTCGCGACCGGCGAACGGGACATGATCGAGGGCGTCCGCGCCGCGCGCCCGGACGTGATTCTCTGCCCGTACCTGACGCACCGGGTGCCGGCCGAGATCTGGTCCGAGTGGCGCACGATCATCATCCACCCGGGCCCGGTCGGCGACCGCGGGCCGTCCTCGCTCGACTGGGCGATCACCGAGGCCGAGCCGTACTGGGGGGTCACCGCGCTGCAGGCGGTGGCGGAGATGGACGCCGGCCCGATCTGGGCCACCCGGATCTTCCGGCTCGCCAGCGCCGCGCCGCGCAAGTCCGCGCTCTACAACGGCCCGGTCGCGGACGCGGCCGTCGCCTGCGTGCGGGAGGTGCTGGCGAAGGCGGCCGACCCCGCGTTCCGCCCGGTACCGGCCGAGCGGATGCCGCACGAGGTGCCGAACGCGCGCCCGCGCCCGCTGATGCGCCAGTCCGACCGCGCGTTCGGCTGGGACGAGGGCAGCGAGCGCATCATCCGGCGGATCCGGGCCGCGGACGGCGCGCCCGGCGTGCGCACCGAGGTTCTGGGCATGCCGGTCTTCGCGTACGACGCACATCCGGGCACCGCGGCCGGCGCGCCGGGCACGGTGCCCGACGCACCGCCCGGCACCGGGGCGGGCGCGCCGCCGGGCACCGTGCTGTGCCGGCGGCAGGGCGCGATCATGGTGGCGACCGGCGACGGCAGCGTGTGGCTCGGCCATCTGCGCCAGGCCGACCCGGAGCGGAGCACGGACGCGGCGGGCCCGGCCGGCACCTGGCCCCGGGGCGTCAAGCTGCCGGCCGCGGTCGTGCTCGGGCGGCGGCTGCACGGCGTACCGCACGCGCCGCTGCCGTTGGGTTCGGAGGCGGAGGTGCCGGGCGCCTACCGGCAGATCCGGTACCGGCGGACCGCGGACGTCGGCTGGCTGACGTTCGACTTCTACAACGGCGCGATGTCCACCGGCCAGTGCCGCCGGCTGCTCGGCGCGTTCCGGCACGCGGCCGGGCAGGACACCCGGGTGCTGGTGCTGCGCGGCAGCACGGAGGCGTTCAGCAACGGCATCCACCTGAACCAGATCACTGCCGCGACCGACCCGGCCGGCGCCGCCTGGGCGAACATCAAGGCCATCAACGCGGTCTGTACGGAGATCATCGAGTGCACCCGGCAGGTGGTGATCGCGGCCTACCCCGGCAACGCCGGCGCCGGCGGCGTGATGCTCGGCCTGGGCGCGGACGTGGTCGCCGGGCGCGAGGACATCGTGCTCAACCCCTACTACGACATCGGCCTGTACGGTTCGGAGCTGCACACCTGGTCGCTGCCGCGCCGGGTCGGCGCCCAGTGCGCGGAGCGCCTGCTCGGCGAGAAACTGCCGGTCGACGCGGCCCGGGCGCGCACGATCGGCCTGCTGGACGAGGTCGGCCCGCGGCACCCTGACGCGTTCGCGGACTGGCTCGCCGAACTCGCCGCCCGGTACGCCGAGCCGCAGCTCAACCGCCGGATGCGCAGCCGGAAGGCCCGGGCGCTCACGTCCGGCCTGCCGCTCGCCGTGCACGAGGTGCGCGAGCTGGCCGAGATGAGCCACGACATCTTCGGCGACCGGTCCGGGTTCGCGGCGGCGCGGCACGCGTTCGTCCACAAGGTCCGCCCGACCGCCACGCCGGCCCGGCTGCTGCCGGCCTCGCTCGCCGAGGCGGCCCCCGCCGGGTCGAACGGCTCGGCCGGGAACGCGAAACGGCCGGTCCCGGCGCCGCCGCCGGGCACCCAGAACCAGGGGAAGAACCGCCAGCACGTCCGGCCGCGCTCGGCCGCCGCGGACCCGCCGCAGTCGGTGCGCCCGGCCGTGCCCGCGCAGGCCGGCTGA